One genomic region from Zalophus californianus isolate mZalCal1 chromosome 12, mZalCal1.pri.v2, whole genome shotgun sequence encodes:
- the CRHR2 gene encoding corticotropin-releasing factor receptor 2 isoform X2, with the protein MGGPAGPPRLLHAPHPLLYLLCLLLPLLKAARPSWETVDQSPGALLERYCHALTTLANVSGPYSYCNTTLDQIGTCWPRSAAGALVERPCPEYFNGVKYNTTRNAYRECLENGTWASRINYSQCEPILDDKRKYDLHYRVALIVNYLGHCISVVALVAAFLLFLALRSIRCLRIVIHWNLITTFILRNVMWFLLQLIDHEVHESNEVWCRCVTTIFNYFVVTNFFWMFVEGCYLHTAIVMTYSTEHLRKGLFLFIGWCIPCPIIVAWAIGKLYYENELCWFGKEPGDLVDYIYQGPSILVLLVNFVFLFNIVRILMTKLRASTTSEMIQYRKAVKATLVLLPLLGITYMLFFVNPGEDDLSQIVFIYFNSFLQSFQGFFVSVFYCFFNGEVRSAVRKRWHRWQDHHSLRVPGARAMSIPTSPTRISFHSIKQTAAL; encoded by the exons GCTGCCCGGCCGAGCTGGGAGACCGTGGACCAGTCCCCGGGGGCCCTACTGGAGCGGTACTGCCATGCACTCACGACCCTGGCCAATGTCTCAG GTCCCTACTCCTACTGCAACACGACCTTGGACCAGATCGGGACGTGCTGGCCCCGGAGCGCGGCCGGAGCCCTGGTGGAGAGGCCGTGTCCTGAGTACTTCAACGGCGTCAAGTACAACACGACCC GGAATGCCTATCGAGAGTGCTTGGAGAATGGGACATGGGCTTCACGGATCAACTACTCACAGTGTGAGCCCATTTTGGATGATAAG AGGAAGTACGACCTGCACTACCGCGTCGCCCTCATTGTCAACTACCTGGGTCACTGCATTTCTGTGGTCGCCCTCGTGGCCGCCTTCCTGCTTTTCCTGGCCCTGCG GAGTATCCGCTGTCTGCGGATCGTGATTCACTGGAATCTGATCACCACCTTTATCCTGCGCAATGTCATGTGGTTCCTGCTGCAGCTCATCGACCACGAAGTGCACGAGAGCAATGAG GTCTGGTGCCGCTGCGTCACCACCATCTTCAACTACTTCGTGGTGACCAACTTCTTCTGGATGTTTGTCGAGGGCTGCTACCTGCACACGGCCATCGTCATGACCTACTCCACCGAGCACCTGCGCAAGGGGCTCTTCCTCTTCATCGGATGGT GCATCCCCTGTCCCATCATCGTTGCCTGGGCCATTGGCAAACTCTACTATGAAAATGAACT GTGCTGGTTTGGCAAGGAGCCCGGCGACCTGGTGGACTATATTTATCAAGGCCCCAGCATCCTTGTGCTCTTG gtcaattttgtatttcttttcaacATCGTCAGGATCCTCATGACAAAACTGCGAGCATCCACCACATCGGAGATGATCCAGTACAG GAAGGCGGTAAAGGCCACCCTggtcctgctgcccctcctgggCATCACCTACATGCTCTTCTTTGTCAACCCTGGGGAGGACGACCTGTCGCAGATTGTGTTCATCTATTTCAACTCCTTCCTGCAATCCTTCCAG ggtttctttgtgtctgtcttctaCTGCTTCTTCAATGGAGAG GTGCGCTCGGCCGTGAGGAAGAGGTGGCACCGTTGGCAGGACCATCACTCCCTCCGAGTGCCCGGGGCCCGGGCCATGTCCATCCCCACGTCGCCCACACGGATCAGCTTCCACAGCATCAAGCAGACGGCCGCCCTGTGA
- the CRHR2 gene encoding corticotropin-releasing factor receptor 2 isoform X1, which yields MGGPAGPPRLLHAPHPLLYLLCLLLPLLKAARPSWETVDQSPGALLERYCHALTTLANVSGPYSYCNTTLDQIGTCWPRSAAGALVERPCPEYFNGVKYNTTRNAYRECLENGTWASRINYSQCEPILDDKQRKYDLHYRVALIVNYLGHCISVVALVAAFLLFLALRSIRCLRIVIHWNLITTFILRNVMWFLLQLIDHEVHESNEVWCRCVTTIFNYFVVTNFFWMFVEGCYLHTAIVMTYSTEHLRKGLFLFIGWCIPCPIIVAWAIGKLYYENELCWFGKEPGDLVDYIYQGPSILVLLVNFVFLFNIVRILMTKLRASTTSEMIQYRKAVKATLVLLPLLGITYMLFFVNPGEDDLSQIVFIYFNSFLQSFQGFFVSVFYCFFNGEVRSAVRKRWHRWQDHHSLRVPGARAMSIPTSPTRISFHSIKQTAAL from the exons GCTGCCCGGCCGAGCTGGGAGACCGTGGACCAGTCCCCGGGGGCCCTACTGGAGCGGTACTGCCATGCACTCACGACCCTGGCCAATGTCTCAG GTCCCTACTCCTACTGCAACACGACCTTGGACCAGATCGGGACGTGCTGGCCCCGGAGCGCGGCCGGAGCCCTGGTGGAGAGGCCGTGTCCTGAGTACTTCAACGGCGTCAAGTACAACACGACCC GGAATGCCTATCGAGAGTGCTTGGAGAATGGGACATGGGCTTCACGGATCAACTACTCACAGTGTGAGCCCATTTTGGATGATAAG cAGAGGAAGTACGACCTGCACTACCGCGTCGCCCTCATTGTCAACTACCTGGGTCACTGCATTTCTGTGGTCGCCCTCGTGGCCGCCTTCCTGCTTTTCCTGGCCCTGCG GAGTATCCGCTGTCTGCGGATCGTGATTCACTGGAATCTGATCACCACCTTTATCCTGCGCAATGTCATGTGGTTCCTGCTGCAGCTCATCGACCACGAAGTGCACGAGAGCAATGAG GTCTGGTGCCGCTGCGTCACCACCATCTTCAACTACTTCGTGGTGACCAACTTCTTCTGGATGTTTGTCGAGGGCTGCTACCTGCACACGGCCATCGTCATGACCTACTCCACCGAGCACCTGCGCAAGGGGCTCTTCCTCTTCATCGGATGGT GCATCCCCTGTCCCATCATCGTTGCCTGGGCCATTGGCAAACTCTACTATGAAAATGAACT GTGCTGGTTTGGCAAGGAGCCCGGCGACCTGGTGGACTATATTTATCAAGGCCCCAGCATCCTTGTGCTCTTG gtcaattttgtatttcttttcaacATCGTCAGGATCCTCATGACAAAACTGCGAGCATCCACCACATCGGAGATGATCCAGTACAG GAAGGCGGTAAAGGCCACCCTggtcctgctgcccctcctgggCATCACCTACATGCTCTTCTTTGTCAACCCTGGGGAGGACGACCTGTCGCAGATTGTGTTCATCTATTTCAACTCCTTCCTGCAATCCTTCCAG ggtttctttgtgtctgtcttctaCTGCTTCTTCAATGGAGAG GTGCGCTCGGCCGTGAGGAAGAGGTGGCACCGTTGGCAGGACCATCACTCCCTCCGAGTGCCCGGGGCCCGGGCCATGTCCATCCCCACGTCGCCCACACGGATCAGCTTCCACAGCATCAAGCAGACGGCCGCCCTGTGA